One Coprothermobacter sp. genomic window carries:
- a CDS encoding 2-oxoglutarate ferredoxin oxidoreductase subunit gamma (catalyzes the ferredoxin-dependent oxidative decarboxylation 2-oxoglutarate forming succinyl-CoA) produces MGNDNRFELRMTGSGGQGLILGSIILAEAAIMEGKTVTQSQVYGAEARGGTTKAELVISNKHIAYPKVTDPDLLAAMTNEGLKQYGGGISRKTRVVIDSSVMSVPDFLDEENCRGLLALPIRSTLISRLESELGLNIVLLGIIEGLTAIVDVETLRKAVAMHVKKQFLDLNMKALDLGMEMVEAQARAGIRI; encoded by the coding sequence ATGGGAAACGACAACCGTTTCGAACTCCGCATGACCGGCAGCGGCGGGCAAGGACTCATCCTGGGTTCCATCATCCTCGCGGAGGCCGCCATCATGGAAGGCAAGACCGTCACACAGAGTCAGGTCTATGGCGCGGAAGCGCGCGGCGGAACGACCAAGGCCGAACTCGTCATCTCGAACAAGCATATCGCCTATCCCAAGGTCACCGATCCAGATCTGCTCGCAGCAATGACCAACGAGGGCCTCAAGCAGTACGGCGGAGGGATCAGCCGGAAGACCAGGGTCGTCATCGATTCATCCGTGATGTCTGTCCCCGACTTCCTGGACGAGGAGAACTGCCGGGGCCTGCTGGCCCTTCCCATACGCAGCACCCTCATCAGTAGGCTGGAGTCCGAGCTTGGACTCAACATCGTCCTTCTCGGCATCATTGAGGGTCTGACGGCCATCGTGGACGTCGAGACACTCCGCAAGGCAGTCGCGATGCACGTCAAGAAGCAGTTCCTCGACCTCAACATGAAGGCACTGGATCTTGGCATGGAAATGGTCGAGGCTCAAGCCAGGGCCGGCATACGCATCTGA